The nucleotide sequence TGCGGTCGCCCGGCATGCCCCAGAGCTTCTCGGCCAGCGGCCCGTACACGGACTCGTACAGCGCCGGCCCGACCCGGTTGCGCACCAGGCCGCCGTAGGTGTCGCCCTCTTCGCGGCGGAACCGCGACACCGCGGAGTCGCGGGCGACCTTCGCCAGGAACGACGCCGGCAGCCGCCGCGCGACCTCGTCGGCCCGCAACGGCAGCGCCAGCCACTGGTCGCCGACCCGGATGCGACTGGTCCGCCGCCGCTGCTGCAGGTCGTCGCCGAGCAGCGCGCGCAGGTCGCGCAGGATCTCCGGCGGCGTGCCGGGGTCCAGCCGGTGCGACCCCTGGTCGACCCGCACCCCGCCCACCTCGAACGACGCGGCCAGCCCGCCCACGTGGTCGGCCCGCTCGAGCAGCGCCACCTTCAGGCCGCGCTGGGCAGCACGCCACGCGGCGGCGAGCCCCGCGGGCCCGGCGCCGATCACGATGAGATCGTACGAGCCGGTCATGTGAAGGCTCAGCCTAACGACATCGGACGCCGCATCACGCCGCCGCGCCCCGGCCATCCCCGAAATGAGGCTCTCCGACCCGTTCCGTGGGTCGGTCGCTTCTGGTTGGCGAGGTTCGCCGGGTTTTGCCGCGTTGGCCGGACGCTACGGCGACCGTTTCGGTCCGTCGTCACTCGGGGACGGGGCACCTCACTCGTGTGCGGGCCGGATGGTGGCCGGATCGGTGCCGGGAGTGGTCCTACGGCGGGTGAGGTGCGTCCGTGCCGGGTGAGGTCACACGGTCGTGCTGGTGAAACCGGCGGATACCCGAATTTCCGGCGCGTGCCGCCCGGATCAGGGCCGCATCCACCGGAAATTCGGGTGTCGGCCGGTTCTTTGAGTATCCGGCGGCCGGGGACGACGGCCGCGAACGTTGGGGTGTGCCCAGACTCGCCCCGTCCCCCTGATAGCTGCCGAGTTCTTGGCCGCGGAGCCGTGGGTCAAGCGGTCATCGCCGGCGCGAAGCGCCCAACAGTCCGCTTGAGGCGCGGGTCCGCGGCTGAGAAAATGGGCAGCAGGGGGACGGCGAACGGCGCAAACCCCACCAACGGCACACCGACGAACCAGTTCAGCGAGAGATGCACGGCTCGCTGTCGGTCCTGCGGCCTAGCGTTGCGGTCATGGTCTCCGCTGTCACCGCTCTCGTCGACGCCGCGCGGACGGCGCTGCGTGCGGCCGCCGATCCCGCGGCGGCCGAGCCGATGCGCGCGTACATGAAGTCGGCCATGCCGTTCCTCGGCGTCCCCAAACCCGCCCGCACCGCAGCCCTGCGGCCGGTCTTCGCCGAGCATCGGGTCGACGACGGCGACGGCTGGCGGGCCGCGGTGCTCGTGCTCTGGGACGGCGCCGAGTTCCGCGAAGAGCGCTACGCCGCCGTCACGCTGGCGCAGCTCAAGCAGTACGCCGCGTACGCGACCCGCCCCGACGCGCTCGACGTCTACGACCACCTCGTCGTCACCGGCGCCTGGTGGGACTTCGTCGACGAGGTCGCCATCCGCTCCGTCGGCCCCGTCCTGCGCGCCCACCACGACGCCGTCGCGCCCGTCGTCAGGCGATGGGCCCGCGACGACGACCGCTGGCGGCGCCGCACGGCGGTCATCTGCCAGGTCGGCTTGAAGGGCGACGTCGACACCGCGCTGCTGGCCGAGGCCATCGAGGCGAACGTCCACGACAAGGACTTCTTCCTGCGCAAGGGCATCGGCTGGGCGCTGCGCCAGCACGCCAAGACCGACCCCGGCTGGGTGCGGGCGTTCGTCGCCGCGCACGAGGCTGACCTCTCGCCGTTGTCACGCCGCGAGGCACTGCGTAACATCGACCCACCGAGTATTGTTACTCGTGGGTAGCTTCTGAACCGAGGAGGGTCACGTGCCACGCTCCACCAGGCCTGTTCGCGACGTGCTGTTCGTCGACGGCGTGCGTACGCCGTTCGGCAAGGCCGGCCCCAAGGGCATGTACCACGAGACCCGCGCCGACGATCTCGTCATCAACTGCATCCGCGAGCTGCTGCGCCGCAACCCGAGCCTCCCGCCCGAGCGCGTCGACGACGTCGCCATCGCCGCGACGACCCAGCTCGGCGACCAGGGCCTGACCATCGGGCGGACGGCGGCGCTGCTGGCCGGACTGCCCAAGTCGGTGCCCGGCTACGCCATCGACCGCATGTGCGCGGGCGCCATGACGGCGGTCACCACGACGGCCGGCGGCATCGCGTTCGGCGCCTACGACGTCGTCATCGCCGGCGGCGTCGAGCACATGGGCCGCCACCCCATGGGCGAGGGCGTCGACCCCAACCCGCGCATCCTCGCCGAGAAGCTGGTCGACCCGTCCGCGCTGGTCATGGGCAGCACGGCCGAGAACCTGCACGACCGCTTCCCGCACCTGAGCAAGGAGCGGGCCGACGTGTTCGCGGCGGCCAGCCAGGCCAAGTACGCCAAGGCGGTCGCCGACGGCAAGATCCAGCCCGACCTCGTGCCCGTCGCCACGCGCAGCGTCGAGCAGGGCTGGGGCCTGGCCACGGCCGACGAGCCGCCGCGCCCCGGCACGACCGTCGACGACCTCGCCGGCCTCAAGACGCCGTTCCGCCCGCACGGACGGGTCACCGCCGGCAACGCCGCGGGGCTCAACGACGGCGCCACCGCGGCGCTGCTGGTCAGCGACGAGGCGGCCGCCGAGTTCGGGCTGACGCCGAAGATGCGGCTGGTCTCGTACTCCTTCGCCGGCGTCGAGCCCGAGGTCATGGGCGTCGGCCCGGTCCCGGCCACCGAAAAGGCGCTGGCCAAGGCCGGTCTCAGCATCGACGACATCGGGCTGTTCGAGATCAACGAGGCGTTCGCCGTCCAGGTGCTGGCGCTCCTCGATCACTTCGGCATCGCCGACGACGACCCCCGCGTCAACCCCTACGGCGGCGCCATCGCCGTCGGCCACCCGCTCGCCTCGTCCGGCGTCCGGCTGATGAACCAGCTGGCCCGCGAGTTCGAGGAGCACCCCGAGGTGCGCTACGGCGTCACCACCATGTGCATCGGCATCGGCATGGGCGGCACCGTCGTCTGGGAGAACCCGCACCACGCCGACTACTCCGAGGAGGCCGCGGCCTGATGACCACCACTGATCTGGCCACCGTCTTCCCCGACGAAGTCGTCACCACCGCGCACCTGCGCCTCGTCGAGCTGCCGCTGGGCGCCGGCAAGGCAGCGCTCATCACGCTCGACAACGGCCACGACCACACCAAGCCGAACACGCTCGGCCCGGCCACGCTGCTCGGACTCGAGCAGGCCATCGACGCCGCCTACGCCGAGCCCGGCATCGTCGCCGTCGTCGTCACCGGCAAGCCGTTCATCCTCGCCGCCGGCGCCGACCTCAAGGGCATGGCGCTGGTGACCGAGCGGTCGCAGGCGGTCGCGCTCGGGCAGCTCGGGCACCGCGTGTTCGGCAAGCTCGCCGACGGCCCTGTGCCGACGTTCGCGCTGATCAACGGCATGGCGCTGGGCGGCGGGCTGGAGGTCGCGCTGCACTGCACCTACCGCACGGTGTCCAAGGCGGCGCAGGGCATCGCACTGCCCGAGGTGTTCCTCGGCCTCGTCCCGGGCTGGGGCGGTGCCTGGCTGCTGCCGAACCTCATCGGCGCCGACAAGGCGGTCACCGTCATCATCGAGAACGCGCTGAACCAGAACCGCATGCTCCGCGGCCCGCAGGTGGCCCAGATAGGCATCGCCGATGTCGCGCTCGACGGCGCCGACTTCATCGAGCGGTCGCTGCACTGGGCGGCGCAGGTGCTGCGCGGCGACGTCGTCGTGTCGCGGCCTGAGGTCGACCGGTCGGAGGCCGCCTGGGACGCCGCCGTAGCGCGGGGTCGCGCCGCCGCCGACGGCCGGCTGCACGGCGCCACGCCGGCCCCGTACCGCGCGCTCGACCTCATCGCGGCCGCACGCACGGTCTCGCGCGACGACGGCTTCGCGGCCGAGGACGACGCGCTCGGCGACCTCATCATGGGCGACGACCTTCGCGCCGGCGTGTACGCGTTCGACCTCACCCAGCGGCGGGCCAAGCGGCCGGCCGGCGCGCCCGACAAGTCGCTGGCCCGGCCGGTCACCAAGGTCGGCATCGTCGGCGCCGGGCTCATGGCCAGCCAGCTGGCGCTGCTGTTCGTCCGGCGGCTCGAGGTGCCCGTCGTCCTGACCGACCTCGACGCCGAGCGGGTCGACAAGGGCGTCGGCTGGGTGCACGCCGAGATCGACAAGCTGGCCGGCAAGGGCCGGCTGTCGCCCGACGCGCGGAACAAGCTGACCGCGCTGGTCACCGGCTCGACCGACAAGGCCGTCTTCGCCGACGCCGACCTCGTCATCGAGGCCGTGTTCGAGGAGATGAAGGTCAAGCAGCAGGTCTTCGCCGACCTCGAGGCCGTTGTCTCCCCCGAGTGCGTGCTGGCCACCAACACGTCGTCGCTGTCGATCACCGACATGGCGTCCGGCCTGCGGCACCCCGAGCGCGTCGTCGGGTTCCACTTCTTCAACCCGGTGGCCGTGCTGCCGCTGGTCGAGGTGGTCCGCGCCGGCGCGACCGACGACGCGACGCTGGCGACGGCGCTGGCGGTCGGCAAGACGCTGAAGAAGTCGTGCGTGCTGGTCAAGGACGCCCCGGCGTTCGTCGTCAA is from Jiangella alkaliphila and encodes:
- a CDS encoding thiolase family protein, translated to MPRSTRPVRDVLFVDGVRTPFGKAGPKGMYHETRADDLVINCIRELLRRNPSLPPERVDDVAIAATTQLGDQGLTIGRTAALLAGLPKSVPGYAIDRMCAGAMTAVTTTAGGIAFGAYDVVIAGGVEHMGRHPMGEGVDPNPRILAEKLVDPSALVMGSTAENLHDRFPHLSKERADVFAAASQAKYAKAVADGKIQPDLVPVATRSVEQGWGLATADEPPRPGTTVDDLAGLKTPFRPHGRVTAGNAAGLNDGATAALLVSDEAAAEFGLTPKMRLVSYSFAGVEPEVMGVGPVPATEKALAKAGLSIDDIGLFEINEAFAVQVLALLDHFGIADDDPRVNPYGGAIAVGHPLASSGVRLMNQLAREFEEHPEVRYGVTTMCIGIGMGGTVVWENPHHADYSEEAAA
- a CDS encoding 3-hydroxyacyl-CoA dehydrogenase NAD-binding domain-containing protein, yielding MTTTDLATVFPDEVVTTAHLRLVELPLGAGKAALITLDNGHDHTKPNTLGPATLLGLEQAIDAAYAEPGIVAVVVTGKPFILAAGADLKGMALVTERSQAVALGQLGHRVFGKLADGPVPTFALINGMALGGGLEVALHCTYRTVSKAAQGIALPEVFLGLVPGWGGAWLLPNLIGADKAVTVIIENALNQNRMLRGPQVAQIGIADVALDGADFIERSLHWAAQVLRGDVVVSRPEVDRSEAAWDAAVARGRAAADGRLHGATPAPYRALDLIAAARTVSRDDGFAAEDDALGDLIMGDDLRAGVYAFDLTQRRAKRPAGAPDKSLARPVTKVGIVGAGLMASQLALLFVRRLEVPVVLTDLDAERVDKGVGWVHAEIDKLAGKGRLSPDARNKLTALVTGSTDKAVFADADLVIEAVFEEMKVKQQVFADLEAVVSPECVLATNTSSLSITDMASGLRHPERVVGFHFFNPVAVLPLVEVVRAGATDDATLATALAVGKTLKKSCVLVKDAPAFVVNRVLTRFIGEITRAADEGTPLDVADNALAPLGLPMSPFVLLQLVGPAVALHVAETLHDAYPERFPVSENLRRLVAAGKPGIWSWNEQGKPYLDESTAALFEQGDAALTSDEVRERALAAVADEIRLMLDEGVVAEAQDIDLCMLLGAGWPFHLGGITPYLDRSGVAERATGRRFLQPGVASVVPS
- a CDS encoding DNA alkylation repair protein, with amino-acid sequence MVSAVTALVDAARTALRAAADPAAAEPMRAYMKSAMPFLGVPKPARTAALRPVFAEHRVDDGDGWRAAVLVLWDGAEFREERYAAVTLAQLKQYAAYATRPDALDVYDHLVVTGAWWDFVDEVAIRSVGPVLRAHHDAVAPVVRRWARDDDRWRRRTAVICQVGLKGDVDTALLAEAIEANVHDKDFFLRKGIGWALRQHAKTDPGWVRAFVAAHEADLSPLSRREALRNIDPPSIVTRG